A single genomic interval of Pochonia chlamydosporia 170 chromosome 7, whole genome shotgun sequence harbors:
- a CDS encoding FAD-dependent pyridine nucleotide-disulfide oxidoreductase (similar to Cordyceps militaris CM01 XP_006674034.1) encodes MWFSAAALLSALPLLALTAPVADSKPRIDYDAIIVGGGPAGLAALSALARVRRNVLLVDSGVYRNGPTRHMHDVLGFDGVQPAYYRWAARKQISHYGTVSMTNGTVTKIKPEQNNTYFTVTGTFKDNKKTTFTARKIVLGTGIKDLIPSTPGLQENWGKGIYWCPWCDGHEHADQALGLIGPLSSVPGTVREILTLNKDIIAFVNGTDTPANRDATELSSPRWQEYLKLHKVKVENRIIASIERLKDGSDHSADPSLPTAPEKDLFRVHFTDGKSVTRAAFLTSFKDEQYSKLGQETGVQLYGTKLGVDPTKGLVTNVPGVYAIGDCNSDNVTNVPHALFSGKRTAVYLHVQLERENAAEELAGLNKTMKRSVHDEARSLWNIMNGEKRDLLYAGPFDQ; translated from the exons ATGTGGTTTagtgctgctgctttgctGTCAGCCCTTCCGCTGTTGGCCCTGACAGCACCGGTAGCAGACAGCAAACCTCGAATTGATTACGACGCCATTATTGTTGGCGGTGGTcctgctgggctggctgctCTGAGTGCCCTCGCACGAGTCCGTCGTAATGTTCTGCTTGTAGACTCTGGTGTCTACCGAAACGGCCCTACTAGACACATGCACGATGTCCTTGGGTTTGATG GAGTTCAACCGGCCTACTACCGCTGGGCAGCCCGGAAACAAATTTCCCACTATGGTACTGTTTCCATGACCAACGGAACTGTCACCAAGATCAAACCTGAGCAGAACAACACATACTTCACTGTAACTGGTACattcaaggacaacaagaagaccaCCTTCACCGCCCGTAAGATCGTTCTCGGAACCGGAATCAAGGATCTTATCCCAAGCACACCAGGTCTCCAGGAGAACTGGGGCAAAGGAATATACTGGTGCCCATGGTGCGACGGCCACGAGCACGCGGACCAGGCTCTTGGCCTCATCGGTCCCCTATCCAGCGTCCCCGGCACAGTTCGCGAGATTCTCACTCTGAACAAAGACATAATTGCCTTTGTCAATGGCACTGATACTCCTGCGAATCGTGATGCCACAGAGCTGTCCAGCCCCAGGTGGCAAGAATACCTCAAACTTCACAAAGTAAAAGTCGAGAACCGCATCATTGCATCGATTGAGCGTCTGAAAGACGGCTCTGATCACAGCGCAGACCCCAGTTTGCCCACTGCCCCCGAGAAAGATCTCTTCCGTGTCCACTTCACAGACGGAAAGTCTGTTACTCGCGCTGCCTTCTTGACCAGCTTCAAGGACGAGCAGTACTCCAAACTCGGACAAGAGACAGGCGTTCAACTGTACGGCACAAAGTTGGGCGTCGACCCTACCAAGGGTCTTGTCACCAACGTCCCTGGGGTTTATGCTATTGGCGATTGTAATTCGGACAATGTGACAAACGTGCCACACGCTCTGTTCAGTGGAAAGAGAACTGCTGTCTATTTACATG TGCAATTGGAACGAGAAAATGCTGCCGAGGAACTGGCTGGTTTGAACAAGACGATGAAGCGAAGCGTTCACGATGAGGCTCGCTCGCTTTGGAACATCATGAATGGCGAGAAGCGTGACTTGCTGTATGCTGGACCTTTTGACCAGTAA
- a CDS encoding sugar transporter family protein (similar to Neosartorya fischeri NRRL 181 XP_001261499.1), protein MGYYPEEGTENDGAAPHEGMSAGKYLSTRLSTLKPPMLPVPNPWKLVRMLNAQQWAFFTLAFFAWTWDAFDFFTVSLTVSDLAKDFGKTPTDITWGITLVLMFRSVGSILFGIASDRYGRRWPFIINNLLFIVLELGTGFCQNYSQFLACRALFGVAMGGLYGNAAATALEDLPEEARGLMSGILQQGYAFGYLLCAAFARGLVDTTSHSWRPLYWFAACPPVIFIGVRLLLPETKVYQERERMRKEAGTGGQSAGSVFISEGKVALKRHWLLLSYLVLLMAGFNFMSHGSQDLYPTMLENQLGFSKTAVTVTQVVANLGAMTGGTVVGFCSQSVGRRFSIIVCCIVGGALLYPYGFVSDKSIMAAAFFQQFCVQGAWGVIPIHLMELSPGAFRTFVVGTAYQLGNLVSSASSTIEARLGERFPLPPTEKGTKRYDYGKVICIFMGCVYAYTLFLTFMGPEHLRRKFDISHDTDAKAAVGVDAVGRTAHGGISHDDSDSKAREIEEDEEKRTAAHNN, encoded by the exons ATGGGATACTACCCTGAGGAAGGCACCGAGAATGATGGCGCCGCGCCTCATGAGGGTATGTCGGCGGGAAAGTACTTGTCTACCCGACTGTCAACCCTCAAACCGCCCATGCTACCAGTTCCCAACCCGTGGAAGTTGGTTCGCATGCTCAATGCTCAACAGTGGGCTTTCTTTACGCTAGCTTTCTTTGCTTGG ACCTGGGACGCCTTCGACTTTTTCACAGTCTCCCTCACCGTCAGTGATCTCGCCAAGGACTTTGGCAAAACCCCAACAGATATCACATGGGGTATTACACTGGTTCTCATGTTCCGATCTGTGGGATCCATTCTGTTTGGTATTGCCAGCGACCGATATGGCCGTCGATggccattcatcatcaataaCTTGCTGTTCATCGTGCTTGAACTG GGTACTGGATTTTGCCAGAACTACTCCCAGTTCCTCGCATGCCGCGCCTTGTTTGGCGTGGCGATGGGAGGTCTGTACGGAAATGCTGCCGCCACAGCGCTTGAGGACCTTCCCGAGGAGGCTCGTGGTCTCATGAGCGGTATTCTCCAACAAGGC TATGCATTTGGCTACCTCCTCTGCGCTGCGTTTGCCCGCGGTCTGGTCGATACTACATCTCACAGTTGGCGTCCTTTGTACTGGTTCGCCGCCTGTCCTcccgtcatcttcatcggcgTCCGTCTCCTGCTGCCGGAAACCAAGGTTTACCAGGAGCGTGAGCGAATGCGCAAGGAGGCTGGAACTGGTGGCCAATCTGCCGGCTCTGTCTTTATTAGCGAGGGCAAGGTTGCGTTGAAGCGTCACTGGTTGCTGCTCTCGTATCTGGTCCTCCTCATGGCTGGCTTCAACTTCATGAGCCACGGCTCCCAGGACTTGTACCCCACCATGCTCGAGAACCAGCTCGGTTTCAGCAAGACCGCCGTGACTGTGACCCAGGTCGTGGCAAATCTTGGCGCCATGACCGGTGGCACTGTGGTTGGATTCTGCAGTCAGTCCGTCGGACGCCGATTCAGCATCATTGTTTGCTGCATTGTCGGTGGTGCTCTCCTATACCCTTATGGTTTCGTGTCGGACAAGTCCATCATGGCGGCTGCCTTTTTCCAGCAATTCTGCGTCCAGGGCGCATGGGGTGTTATTCCCATTCACCTCATGGAATTGTCTCCAGGTGCCTTCAGAACCTTTGTCGTCGGTACTGCCTACCAGCTCGGTAACTTGGTGTCGTCCGCATCGTCTACCATTGAAGCTCGTCTTGGTGAGCGATTCCCACTGCCCCCAACCGAGAAGGGCACGAAACGCTACGATTACGGCAAAGTCATTTGCATTTTCATGGGCTGTGTCTACGCCTACACTTTGTTCCTTACCTTTATGGGACCCGAGCACCTCCGTCGCAAGTTCGACATCAGCCACGATACAGACGCCAAGGCAGCTGTGGGTGTTGACGCTGTTGGCCGCACAGCACACGGTGGCATCTCTCACGATGACAGCGACAGCAAGGCCCGTGAGATtgaggaggacgaagagAAGAGGACTGCCGCCCACAACAACTAG
- a CDS encoding chitinase precursor (similar to Cordyceps militaris CM01 XP_006669210.1) yields the protein MSSGVVRSTALRAGGACVRCRKGKTKCVYENGRAPCKNCAKGMHECYLPSESMAHHHGQSPARHANAHRPARDSLPASGAGASDARQPVVGSGAARHVQVTPEKLTPELIAECERVVSKTFPACVAFHKPTFVQQLKNATLESTLVYGLLTCAARSSPTLIRRYGNPTHAAETFASKAIALINQNLDHPNLADIQALCLIIIHEWGTRNAVRAYIYLGQAARMLQMYRILNSHHAGDHADQFLRDESLRRTLWLVYILDCLLTSTPGRFAALAVQDTSDVSLPCSDINFAFGNAVYVKTLPQYLGHSALSPSHGSGGEIGEFGYIVLASTIWRDAVGMLTATTLQNFRDEDCGDLFAKIEGLRASLPMQLVDKPGQINLHMTMGSGYTFAMLHCLLHCATVFVHRRRLLQDVISPSFNLESFRMNPRCHDVVDRLFTSCHGTISLLNAVEAGSEKDHPTCFPIVMLFSAFTASATVAYLSLKGLTPPNAVETAAHIVKDGLKFMHEGTENWPLMSSWLRHLTVMQRVLNNDAAAAAGTAIPPTARHGSGSHQSTTSGHKDEISSNADTNPDAMEYDHQTGGPGAAHHGSAPRSVSESARGDSEPPAVALPRRGVTTINGGSGSVPTSSITTSPPPGAPQAAMQALDVKQQSPDVVSNGATTTQDGQTTSQDMTAPELCQAFERQLLDLDDLAAFMGGGV from the exons ATGTCTTCGGGTGTGGTTCGCTCAACCGCCCTCAGGGCTGGCGGTGCTTGTGTTCGCTGCCGCAAAGGCAAAACCAAGTGCGTCTACGAAAATGGTCGCGCGCCTTGCAAGAACTGCGCAAAGGGAATGCACGAATGCTATCTCCCATCCGAGAGCATGGCTCATCATCACGGCCAAAGCCCTGCTCGTCACGCAAATGCCCATCGCCCAGCGCGAGACTCTCTCCCGGCCTCCGGCGCCGGCGCCTCTGATGCCAGACAGCCCGTGGTGGGCTCTGGTGCCGCCAGACATGTGCAGGTCACCCCCGAGAA GCTTACCCCAGAACTCATCGCCGAGTGCGAGAGAGTGGTTTCCAAGACGTTCCCAGCTTGTGTGGCCTTTCATAAGCCCACGTTCGTGCAACAATTGAAGAATGCCACCTTGGAGTCGACACTTGTCTACGGTCTATTGACATGTGCTGCCCG AAGCTCACCAACACTAATTCGCCGATATGGCAACCCAACTCATGCGGCAGAGACATTTGCCTCTAAGGCCATTGCGCTCATCAATCAAAACTTGGACCACCCGAATCTAGCCGATATCCAAGCCCTCTGCCTAATCATTATACACGAATGGGGAACGAGAAATGCAGTGCGCGCTTACATCTACCTCGGCCAGGCGGCCCGCATGCTCCAGATGTATCGCATTCTCAACAGTCATCACGCCGGCGATCACGCGGATCAGTTCCTGCGCGATGAGTCTCTTCGACGCACCTTATGGCTCGTTTATATCCTTGACTGCCTCTTGACCAGTACCCCCGGTCGTTTTGCGGCCCTTGCAGTGCAGGACACGTCAGATGTATCGCTCCCTTGCTCTGACATCAATTTCGCCTTTGGCAATGCAGTCTACGTCAAGACCTTGCCCCAGTATCTCGGCCACAGTGCTCTATCCCCAAGCCACGGCTCTGGTGGTGAGATTGGCGAATTCGGATACATTGTTCTCGCTTCCACCATTTGGCGAGATGCTGTGGGTATGCTGACCGCTACTACATTGCAGAATTTCCGAGATGAGGATTGTGGCGATCTCTTTGCCAAAATCGAGGGTCTTCGTGCCTCGCTTCCGATGCAGCTTGTGGACAAGCCTGGCCAAATCAACCTGCACATGACGATGGGCTCTGGATATACTTTCGCTATGCTGCACTGTCTACTGCATTGCGCCACAGTCTTTGTCCATCGGCGACGTCTTTTGCAGGACGTTATATCGCCAAGTTTCAACTTGGAGTCGTTCAGAATGAACCCAAGGTgccatgatgttgtcgacCGCCTTTTCACCTCTTGTCACGGGACGATTTCTCTTCTCAAtgctgttgaggctggtTCAGAGAAAGATCACCCAACCTGTTTCCCCATTGTGATGCTGTTTTCTGCATTCACAGCCAGCGCTACCGTCGCTTATCTATCCCTCAAGGGACTTACGCCCCCAAATGCTGTTGAGACAGCCGCTCACATCGTGAAGGATGGACTGAAGTTCATGCATGAAGGCACCGAAAACTGGCCTCTGATGTCAAGTTGGCTTAGGCATCTTACTGTCATGCAGCGGGTTCTCAACAACgatgctgctgccgctgctggtaCCGCCATTCCTCCAACTGCAAGACACGGTTCTGGCTCGCACCAGTCTACTACCTCAGGCCACAAAGATGAAATTTCTTCCAATGCTGACACTAATCCTGATGCGATGGAGTATGATCACCAAACCGGTGGCCCGGGAGCTGCCCATCATGGATCCGCTCCTCGCTCGGTGTCCGAGTCTGCTCGAGGGGACAGCGAACCACCAGCTGTCGCTCTTCCTCGACGAGGTGTCACGACAATAAACGGTGGCTCTGGTAGTGTTCCGACGTCCTCTATTACAACCTCGCCTCCTCCCGGAGCGCCGCAGGCCGCAATGCAGGCGCTAGACGTCAAGCAGCAGAGCCCTGACGTAGTGTCGAATGGCGCGACAACAACTCAAGACGGGCAGACCACGAGTCAGGATATGACGGCCCCGGAACTGTGTCAAGCATTCGAGCGACAGCTTCTCGATCTGGATGATCTTGCTGCATTcatgggcggcggcgttTGA
- a CDS encoding mucoidy inhibitor A (similar to Metarhizium robertsii ARSEF 23 XP_007818972.1) translates to MDSINKIEYKLRDLGTRSVTLFPTRAQIQRDIKNVNLKTGTNEITIFGLSPTVDEDSVKVEGGAAFTISDVSVESLPNREIFEEVYPESDSDDSDNSDDDDLDDRRWKEGPELKDAKDKLTRLEDTRRLADETVASAESRLRLLDAYGKTLDKKRGVVIEESLETYKQQRSKAYEDYMTGLKEQRQVSEEIEDQRDQVYQLQKVDDKAREKADKEKDKIRKARAKDLFKKSRRQEEQRKEKDRVRNEREKYWPKYCYAVRITLETDTFTPLSSRRTSVSSETRVSRPVPEDAAADEPAEGAITLCDLVLSYVTSSASWSPTYDLQLSTTTATGTLSFDAELHNSTSETWSNCKVVLSTSQATFAGLDDAIPTLNPWYMSLVHGAPPFGYSQSHERIARSGDEVFSTNNFLAKQKQSGPQKPRGEMFGIPSEVQSLASFQAVTAMKKKKSSWTAEGYSSVPLPPPPPRPAAPVACAAPAPPQAQQSASLFGAAVPAARRASGGLFGGAGSSAGGFGAASSAASAFGSAAPGGSRSRSISNVLERGEKLDTLRDEDDHEDGDEESESAESIMEETGLTSTYELPGFKTLIPKSTATKQRVAHVHFANVVYSHTIVAKYKPVAYLKAKFKNTSKMTLFKGRAGLTLDGSFMGRTSLPRCSAGETFTLSLGIDPAIKVTYPKPVIQRATAGLFSKENTAMFTRAITLHNTRASAGKPTSLLVLDQVPVSQDEKLKVEVLNPQGLSLGGGEVRAGAPGLEAKDNKDWGSARASLKKDGEVNWDVSLNAGKAVRLTLEYGIAFPTGTYPS, encoded by the exons ATGGATTccatcaacaagattgaGTACAAGCTCCGAGACCTGGGCACTCGCTCCGTCACTCTGTTCCCAACCCGAGCCCAAATTCAGCGGGACATTAAAAACGTCAATCTCAAG ACCGGCACAAACGAAATTACCATTTTTGGCCTTAGTCCTACTGTGGATGAAGACTcagtcaaggttgaaggcGGCGCAGCCTTCACCATCAGCGACGTCTCAGTAGAGTCGCTCCCCAACAGGGAAATCTTCGAAGAGGTGTACCCTGAGTCAGACAGCGATGATTCAGATAATTcagatgacgacgacctAGACGACAGACGGTGGAAAGAAGGGCCTGAGCTGAAagatgccaaggacaagttgACACGGCTAGAAGACACTCGCCGGCTGGCTGACGAGACTGTAGCCAGTGCAGAGAGCCGTCTCCGACTCCTCGATGCCTATGGCAAGACGTTGGATAAGAAGCGTGGGGTTGTTATCGAAGAGAGCCTGGAGACGTACAAGCAGCAACGATCAAAGGCTTACGAAGACTACATGACTGGTCTGAAGGAGCAGCGACAGGTGTCAGAAGAAATTGAAGATCAGCGAGATCAAGTATATCAGCTACAAAAGGTGGACGATAAAGCACGAGAGAAAGCcgacaaggaaaaggacAAGATTCGCAAAGCCAGGGCCAAGGATCTATTTAAAAAGTCCAGACGCCAAGAGGAGCAGCGGAAAGAAAAGGACAGAGTGAGAAACGAGAGGGAGAAGTACTGGCCAAAGTATTGCTATGCTGTTCGGATTACGCTTGAGACGGATACCTTTACGCCGTTGAGTTCGAGGAGAACCTCTGTGTCTAGTGAGACGCGTGTGTCAAGGCCTGTGCCCGAAGATGCAGCTGCTGATGAGCCTGCCGAGGGAGCGATTACACTGTGCGACTTGGTTCTGTCGTATGTCACGTCGTCAGCGTCATGGTCGCCCACGTACGATTTGCAGCTTTCCACGACAACTGCCACGGGAACACTTAGTTTCGACGCGGAGCTGCACAACTCCACCTCGGAGACGTGGTCTAACTGCAAGGTTGTTTTGTCGACGTCTCAAGCGACTTTTGCAGGACTGGATGATGCCATCCCGACGCTTAACCCGTGGTACATGAGCCTTGTACATGGTGCGCCGCCGTTTGGATATTCTCAGAGCCATGAGCGCATCGCTCGAAGTGGCGATGAGGTTTTCAGCACCAACAATTTCCTGGCCAAACAGAAGCAGTCCGGACCACAGAAGCCCCGGGGTGAGATGTTTGGTATCCCAAGTGAGGTACAGTCTCTTGCTAGCTTCCAGGCCGTAAcagccatgaagaagaagaagagttcGTGGACGGCTGAGGGCTACTCTTCCGTCcctcttccaccaccaccacctcgtccTGCAGCTCCTGTAGCATGCGCCGCACCTGCTCCACCACAAGCTCAACAGAGTGCTTCACTCTTTGGCGCAGCTGTCCCGGCCGCTCGAAGGGCATCTGGCGGGCTATTTGGCGGAGCTGGCAGCTCTGCTGGGGGATTTGGTGCAGCATCATCTGCGGCTAGCGCCTTTGGTTCAGCTGCGCCTGGTGGTTCCAGATCGAGATCGATATCGAACGTGTTGGAACGAGGCGAAAAGTTGGATACGCTGCGTGATGAAGATGATCAtgaggatggcgacgaggAGTCTGAATCGGCAGAGTCTATCATGGAAGAGACTGGTCTGACGTCCACGTACGAACTTCCTGGGTTCAAGACCCTCATCCCCAAGTCAACTGCAACGAAGCAGCGCGTCGCCCATGTCCACTTCGCAAACGTCGTGTACAGCCACACAATTGTTGCCAAGTACAAGCCCGTGGCATACCTCAaggccaagttcaagaacaCCAGCAAGATGACGCTGTTCAAGGGACGCGCCGGGCTGACTCTTGACGGAAGCTTCATGGGCAGGACTAGCCTCCCGCGCTGCAGCGCCGGCGAAACGTTTACTCTCAGCCTGGGAATTGATCCCGCCATCAAGGTCACCTATCCCAAGCCTGTTATCCAGCGCGCCACAGCCGGCCTGTTCAGCAAGGAAAACACAGCAATGTTCACCAGAGCCATCACACTGCACAACACCCGGGCGTCCGCCGGCAAACCTACTTCCCTCCTGGTGCTCGATCAAGTGCCAGTCTCGCAggatgagaagctcaaagtGGAAGTGCTCAACCCTCAGGGCTTGTCGTTGGGTGGCGGGGAAGTCAGAGCCGGGGCGCCAGGTTTGGAAGCCAAAGATAATAAGGATTGGGGCAGCGCGAGGGCAAGTCTGAAGAAGGATGGCGAGGTTAATTGGGATGTTAGCTTGAATGCTGGCAAGGCTGTTCGACTGACGCTGGAATATGGAATTGCCTTCCCAACAGGAACGTATCCATCGTGA
- a CDS encoding ankyrin repeats (many copies) domain-containing protein encodes MSKQRIPVENFALCGCLWKDFPGTDIVGGCGITKCYQPEFTNRAALGGHGDIARMLLMHQALYDVRDETGETPLALATAGGHSDILELLIEEGASVETEDGSGDAPVDTTGSQEN; translated from the coding sequence ATGTCCAAACAAAGAATACCTGTGGAAAACTTTGCGCTTTGCGGTTGCCTCTGGAAAGACTTCCCTGGTACAGATATTGTTGGAGGCTGTGGCATCACCAAGTGCTACCAACCAGAATTTACAAACCGCGCGGCTTTGGGCGGACACGGGGATATTGCCCGCATGTTACTTATGCACCAAGCACTATATGATGTAAGGGATGAAACCGGTGAAACACCCCTTGCTCTCGCAACTGCTGGCGGGCACAGCGACATACTCGAGCTCTTGATCGAGGAGGGCGCATCTGTGGAGACGGAGGACGGGTCAGGAGATGCCCCAGTTGACACAACTGGGAGTCAGGAAAACTGA
- a CDS encoding ankyrin repeats (3 copies) domain-containing protein yields MGFNHGTRASDSNLESTPRSNTGSLTGPSNGKSALTNPAGHVELSGSGDGHATEDKLPTLLELLGDSSHSRNRSHGPCSPRFCLTNYLGNLVSELETPNSWEDFSAMMTGQKETLEAHVKCGFDINHIENPAQQHPLDHASRLGLSEVVRALLHAMTKASSPSWEEHEALKIASQLGHDGIARAFVEYGISKGATAEAWNDCLRVAVQNRHIEVVKLLIEAKKGLLEKERQSMLMEKACELSETNPQDQNGLADLMSLFSKNSKIKSLPWTTAAANGTKAILCLLSDTGSAESPNF; encoded by the exons ATGGGTTTCAATCATGGCACGAGAGCCAGCGACTCTAACTTAGAGTCTACTCCACGTTCAAATACTGGCAGCCTTACTGGTCCCTCGAATGGAAAATCGGCTCTCACAAACCCAGCTGGCCATGTCGAGCTATCCGGTTCCGGAGATGGCCATGCTACCGAGGACAAGCTCCCGACCTTGCTAGAACTTCTTGGTGATTCCAGTCACAGCCGCAACCGCAGTCATGGACCATGCTCGCCGAGGTTCTGCCTTACGAATTACCTTGGGAATCTTGTGTCAGAGTTGGAAACTCCAAACTCCTGGGAAGACTTTTCA GCCATGATGACAGGGCAGAAAGAGACTTTGGAGGCTCATGTCAAGTGCGGCTTTGACATCAATCATATTGAGAATCCAGCACAACAACATCCCCTGGATCATGCATCACGACTTGGGCTGTCTGAAGTGGTCCGCGCACTGCTGCATGCTATGACAAAGGcctcctcgccatcatgGGAGGAACATGAGGCTTTGAAAATTGCCAGCCAGCTGGGGCACGACGGTATTGCTCGGGCTTTTGTCGAATACGGGATTTCTAAAGGCGCAACGGCAGAGGCGTGGAATGATTGTCTGCGTGTCGCAGTTCAAAATCGGCACATCGAAGTAGTCAAATTGCTTATTGAAGCTAAGAAGGGGCTGCTCGAAAAGGAACGGCAATCAATGCTAATGGAGAAAGCCTGCGAGTTGAGCGAAACAAATCCCCAGGATCAAAACGGACTGGCAGATTTGATGAGCCTATTTAGCAAGAACTCGAAAATAAAAAGTCTGCCATGGACAACCGCAGCCGCCAATGGTACTAAAGCCATCTTATGCTTACTCTCAGATACTGGTTCCGCCGAGTCGCCAAATTTCTAG